The nucleotide sequence GATCCAGCGCGCCTCGGAATGGGCGCTGCGCGCCGGCGTCACGACCGGAGCCATCTTCGAGATGCTGGCGCGCTTCCGCGCCGCCTCGTCGCTCCCGCTCGTGGTGATGACCTACGCGAACCCGGTCGTGCGCGCGGGAGTCGCGTCGTTCGCGGCGCGCGCGAAGGCCGCCGGCGTGGACGGCGTGATCGTTTCGGATCTGCCGCCCGACGAGGCCCCGGAGTGGTGGAACGAGTTCGATCGTGCCGGGCTCGAGACCATCGTGCTGGTCGCGCCCACGACCGACGACGCCCGGCTGCCGATGCTGCTCGCGCGCAGCCGCGCCTTCATCTATTGCCTCGCGCGCACGGGCGTGACGGGACGTGGGGAGGGCTGGTCGGGCTCGATTCCGGAAAGGATCGCGCAACTCCGGCGTCACAGTCCGCTGCCGGTCGCGGTCGGATTCGGCATCTCGAGCGGCGAAGACGCAACTCGCCTGCGAGGGCAGGCCGACGCGGTCGTCGTCGGAGCGGCGTTCATGCGGCGCGTCGCCGAGGACCCCGCGCGCGGAGCGGTGCAACGCGTCGCGATGCTGGCCCGCGAACTCGCGGATGCGCTTAGCGACGGGAATCACACTCCGGAAGCCTGAGTCCGGAAGCCTGAGTCCGGAGGCCCGAGTCCGCCCCGAACTTCCGGCGTCCACCCGGTGAACGGCGTGGGCGAGCGGCTCCCTGCGGACGGCGCCCGGGAGCCGCTTCCCGGTCAGTGATTCAGCGCCTGATCCACCACAGCAGGTCCAGCAGGACCATCACAAGCCCGACGTCCACGGTGCACCTCCGACTTCGAGGGCTCGCGACTTCCGTCGCGAGGTCAACCGTCGCGATCGGCCGCCCGTGGGTTGGCGACACGGGCGGGGGAGACGGCATCCTGTCGTCTCACCGCGTCGTATCGGCAGCCTCGAGGACGGAGTTGAGGGTGGAGTGGCCGGGCCGACTCCGGGCGGCGGGCCGGGAAACCTGCTTGAGGACCACCAGGGTCAGGTCGTCCAGGGGCTCGTCGGCCCACGCACGGACGGCCGCGAGCAGCTCCTCGACCAGGTCCGGGGCGCGCCGATGAGCGTGTCGGTCGAGGACCGCCTGAACGCCTTCGGGGCCGAACAGCCGGCCGCCGCGCGAGGCCTCCGTGAGGCCGTCGGTGTAGAACAACAGCACGTCGCCGGCGTCCAGTTCGACCGGGACGGTCGGGTAGGAGGCGCCCTGCCCCACGCCGAGCAGCAGCCCGCTCTCGCGCAGCTCCTGGGTCCGCCCCGTGGCCGCGCGCCGCACCAGCGGCGGCGTCAGGCCGGCGTTGGCGAAGCGCACGACCGCGCGGCTCACCTCCACGCGCGCGCACAGCAGCCCCATGAAGCGGTCCGGCTGCTCGTGCGCGAGCAGGTCGCGGTTGAGCGCCTCGAGCAACTCTCCCGGCGGCTGCAGCCCGCGCGCGAGGTCACGAAAACGCGACTGCACCCCCGCGAGCACCAGGGCCGCGGGGACCCCATGCCCGGCGGCGTCGCCGACCGCGAGGACGAAGTCGCGCGCTCCGGTCTCGACGAAGTCGTAGTAGTCGCCGCCCACGGACTCCATGGCCAGCGTCACCGCCGCGCAGTCGAGCGTCGGGTAGACCGGAGTCCGCCGGGGCAGTCGGTGCGCCTGCACGTGCCGGGCCTCGCGCAGTTCGCGCGCCACCGACGCGTGATGGCGCGCCTCCCGCCGCAGCTCCGAGTTCTCGAGCGCCACGCCGAGGTGATGGGCGAGGCGCTCGAGGTCGCGCGCCTCGGCGCGATCGAGCCACGCACCCGCGACGCGGCGGCCCAGCAACAGCACGGCCGCGACCGGCGCGCCGGGGATCGCGAGCGTCCAGCGCACCCCCGCCGACTCCAGCGCCTCGCGGTCCGTCGCCGCCAGCCCGGAATCGCTCAGCGCGCACGCGCCGGCCTGCCGGGACATCGCCTCGAGCAGGCCGGGTCCGAGTGCCTGGGGCAGGCCCTGTGCCTCCACGCCCGCTCCCGAGAGCGCCGCCACGCGCAACTCCCGGCCCTCGACCGCGAGCGCGCCGCAACCGTCGAGTCGCAGCGCCTGGCGGATGCTCTCGCAGGCCTCCTGCAGCATCGCCCCGGGGCCCTCGGCGCGCGCCGCCGCCGCGGCCGGCGCCCAGGCCGCGAGCGAGACCTCGCCGGCGATCGGCACGACCCGCACGCCGAGGGCCGCGAAGCGTGTGCGCGTGGGACCCGCGAGCGCCGCGACGAGGACGAAGCAGGCGAGCGACACACCCGAGACGTCGCGGCCGAGCGCCGGCCACCAGGACGCCGCCATCCATTCGCCCGCGGCGTAGGTCGCGAACCCGAGCGCCGCGACGATCGCGAGCGTGACCACCGCGCGCAGCGCGACCCGGAAGTCGAACAGGCGATGGATCGAGATCGCCCACGCGAACGAGGCCGGAACGAAGAGTGTCGAGGCGACGACCAGCCGGTCCCCCGGCAGCGCCGAGCCGGGGGCGAGGTTTCGCCAGGCGATGATCGCGGCGAAGGGCGCGGCGCCGAGCACCGTGCCGAAGAACGCGACGCGCAGCCGTCGCCGCGCGTCCGGATCCCGGGTGCGGGCGAACGAGGTCGCGAACAGCACCAGCCCGCCGAGCATGCCCGCGGTGAACAGCGCCACGTGCGCGTCCTCGAGCGCGACGAGCGCTCCGCGCCACCGGCCGGCGCCCCACTCGGTCTCGGCGACCACCGCGATGAGCGAAAGCAGCAGCGCGGTCGCCAGCACGTAACCCGCGCGCACGAACGCGCGGGCGCGCGGTCGCGGCGCGGGATTCGGGAACAGCGCGAAGAAATGCAGGAACAGGATCGCGACGTAGATCTGCGCCGCGAGGACGCTGAGGTCGTAGACCACCTGCCAACCGCCGGACGGAAGCCATGGCGCGGGCGCGAGCATCGCCGCGAACGCCAGCCCGAGGAGCAGGAAGACCCGCGTCAGGTGGTCGCGCCGCTCGCTCCAGACCCAGCCGGCGAGCAGCACGAACACGGAGGCGATGGCGAGCAGAAAAGCCCGGTAGCGTCGCTCACCGTCGGGCAAAGGCTCGGGCGCGAGCCACACCCGCGCGAGGTCGCCGCCGCGCTCGCGCCGGAGCGCCAGCGGGACCCCCGGCGAGGCGCCACGCAGGGGGTCGGCGTCCAGCAGGCTGAGCGGCGGCGCGCCCGGCGCCGGGAAGACGCTGTCCCCGCTCCGCAGTCCGGCGCGAGCCCCCGGGCTGCCGGGCTCGACCGCGGCCACCCGCTCGCCCTGCAGGGAAAGGCCCGTGTAGGCGTGACGGGAGAGCGTCAGGGCCGAGACCACGAGGGCCACGGTGGCGGGAAGCATCAGCCACGTCAGCAGGCGATTGGCCAGCCCACGATCCATCGTTC is from Candidatus Eisenbacteria bacterium and encodes:
- a CDS encoding tryptophan synthase subunit alpha, which encodes MSDSRLRAAFAARAGRTGFIPFVTAGYPSLDDTFEMLRAFEHEGALAAEVGIPFSDPIADGPEIQRASEWALRAGVTTGAIFEMLARFRAASSLPLVVMTYANPVVRAGVASFAARAKAAGVDGVIVSDLPPDEAPEWWNEFDRAGLETIVLVAPTTDDARLPMLLARSRAFIYCLARTGVTGRGEGWSGSIPERIAQLRRHSPLPVAVGFGISSGEDATRLRGQADAVVVGAAFMRRVAEDPARGAVQRVAMLARELADALSDGNHTPEA
- a CDS encoding SpoIIE family protein phosphatase produces the protein MDRGLANRLLTWLMLPATVALVVSALTLSRHAYTGLSLQGERVAAVEPGSPGARAGLRSGDSVFPAPGAPPLSLLDADPLRGASPGVPLALRRERGGDLARVWLAPEPLPDGERRYRAFLLAIASVFVLLAGWVWSERRDHLTRVFLLLGLAFAAMLAPAPWLPSGGWQVVYDLSVLAAQIYVAILFLHFFALFPNPAPRPRARAFVRAGYVLATALLLSLIAVVAETEWGAGRWRGALVALEDAHVALFTAGMLGGLVLFATSFARTRDPDARRRLRVAFFGTVLGAAPFAAIIAWRNLAPGSALPGDRLVVASTLFVPASFAWAISIHRLFDFRVALRAVVTLAIVAALGFATYAAGEWMAASWWPALGRDVSGVSLACFVLVAALAGPTRTRFAALGVRVVPIAGEVSLAAWAPAAAAARAEGPGAMLQEACESIRQALRLDGCGALAVEGRELRVAALSGAGVEAQGLPQALGPGLLEAMSRQAGACALSDSGLAATDREALESAGVRWTLAIPGAPVAAVLLLGRRVAGAWLDRAEARDLERLAHHLGVALENSELRREARHHASVARELREARHVQAHRLPRRTPVYPTLDCAAVTLAMESVGGDYYDFVETGARDFVLAVGDAAGHGVPAALVLAGVQSRFRDLARGLQPPGELLEALNRDLLAHEQPDRFMGLLCARVEVSRAVVRFANAGLTPPLVRRAATGRTQELRESGLLLGVGQGASYPTVPVELDAGDVLLFYTDGLTEASRGGRLFGPEGVQAVLDRHAHRRAPDLVEELLAAVRAWADEPLDDLTLVVLKQVSRPAARSRPGHSTLNSVLEAADTTR